In Lewinellaceae bacterium, the genomic stretch CTTAAAGGTAATTTCACTGTGTGCAGGATCTAATTTCCATACGGTTTTTTCAGTTGTCATAATTTTCTTGGATTAAAAGTGATCAATTGTTTATGGATACAAAGTTCCATCAACAAGGACCGCAGGGGGTATGGCAAATCGGAAAAGGAGTGGTAATATCAGGAAATGATCGCCGTCATCTCCTTGCGAAACTCACTGGGTGTCTGTCCGGATTTCCTTTTGAACACGCTGGTGAAGTAGGATTTGTCCTGATAACCAAGCTCAAAACCAATTTCCGCAATGGTCTTGTCTGTCGTTAGCAGTAAGTTTTTTGCTTCGATGAGCTTGCGTGTTTCAATAATTTCGGATACGCTCTGCTGGAGGATGTTTTGACAGATAATATTCAGATTCCGACTGCTCATGAACAGTTTCTCAGCATAAAATTCAACACCTTCCGGACGCCGGAAATGTTCTTCCAGCAGCAACAGGAAATTTTTGAAGGTGGAGTTTTGTGTCCTGGTCAGCGGAGTCTCATCCGGATGCAGCTTTCTTCTTTCGGATTCCACCATAGTGAAAAGAGCGCTTAACAGGTGCCGGAGGACGGCGTAATCTGGCTCTTTTGCGTTGTATTCATCCTGCATGAGCTGGCAGATGGTTTCTATCCGCTTGAAACAACGATCTGCAGGTACCGGAATGTTGGCATTGTTGTGATAATAGGCATACAACTGGAAAGTGGTTTCCGGGATAAACTCACTCTTAAACCGCACCGCCCAGATGTTGCATTCCCCGTCCTTTAAATGCGGAATGACCTGATGTACCTTGCCCTTGGTTACAAAACTTACAAAAGGCGCATCCATCCGCGTACAGGTGAAATCAATAAAATGTTCAAGGCTTCCCTTCACCCCGATCAGTAATTCTTCGTAATCGTGCGTATGTGGCGCATTTTCCGATTTTTGGATCCTACTTACTTCTTTTTCAGTGACTTGAAATAGTTGGAATGTTTCCTTCATAAAATATCCACTTGAGCGAGTGTCAAACTTTTTAACATCAAAAACTCCGGTTTGTTTTTGTGGGTTGATGAAGCAGACTCCAGGTTTGCATCACAGATCTTGCTGGTACAAACGGATGCCCTCGTCCAAAACCTGATGAATGGTAGCGAGTGGTAGATCTTCTCCAGGATTAATACGCAGTATTTTCATCCGCTTTCGATCCCCGGATTCCAATTGGGGATGGTGTAATTGTTTGCCTTCCACCATCAGGATATAAGGATCACCGGATTGCTTGTCTCTCCACAGGTAACAAAGTGCTCGTTTTCCCAATAAAAAACAGGGCATGCCATATTTCATCGTCTCCGTAATAGTTTCATATCCCAGTATCAGATGTCGTAAAGCCATCAGACAACTCTTGTTCGGTTCTTCCTGATCCAGATAAAAAGCATCAAGTTGATTGATCATCACGGAGCGTTATACGCAGTTACCTGCGCCGGGAGACTCCAGGCCGAAATTCAATGACTGAATCCTGGTCCGGGATCTGCTGATTGTTCCTTTTGGACAGGTCCCTTATTTGAATAATTGCTGGGCAAATTCATACAGGCATCTACGCCAGGTCAGCCATTCATGAGCCGTTCCGGGGGAAATATAAAACACGATGTCTTTAACACCCAGCTCGACCAATTTATCCCGGAAGCCTTGTGACCAATTGCCTTCCGCGCTGCCCGTACCCATCCAGATCAGTTTCATTTTGCGATTGATTTCATCAGGCCTTTTTAAGAGGCCTCCGTACAATTCCGTTACATCCACATTATCCCGCAGCCGGATGGCCCCGCTGAATGCTCCGAGATATGCAAACATGTCCATATGATTAAAGACGATCTCGAAGGTTTGTAATCCTCCCCAGGATAAGCCGGCCATGGCCCGGTGGTCCCGGTCCGGGATGGTACGGAAAGAAGCATCGATCATGGGAATGATTTCCCGAATGACCAGGTCCTGAAATTCAACCTTACCCTTGCCGGTGGAAGTGACGCTTTGGGCCGAATCCCAGTTCACCACGTTAAACGGCAATCCTGCGATATCGCCATTGTCCATCACGACGATCATAGGCTCGGCTTTGTGTTCTGCCAGCAGGTTATCCAGGATGAAGTTCATTTTTCCCTGATTGCTCCAGCCGGTCTCATTCTCGCCCCAACCGTGCTGCAGGTACAGTACCGGATAACGCTTGCTCTGATTTTCATCGTAGCCCGGAGGCGTATAGACAAAGCATCTCCTGGTGGCCTGGCGGATCGCTGAATAGTAGTAATGGGCCTGCACCTGGCCATGGGCCACATCTTTTGCTGCAAAGATCATGTCATCCGGGGCTGGCACATCTATACCGCTGAGGGCTGCACTTGCGCCGAAATAGGTGTACATGGCCGGATCGGATACCCGCACCCCGTCTACATTCAGGGCATAATAGTGGAAGCCCTCCACGATCGGCTCCGTGGTCACCGTCCATAGGCCACTCGTATCCTTCTGCATTGGAAATTTTTTACCTACAATATCCACCAACACCTCCTGAGCATCAGGTGCCTGCAATTGAAAGATGATGCGGCCATCCGGATAAATGCGGGGATAGGATTTGCCCGGGAGGCAGTTTGGTGCAGCCATGGTATTGGCCGGAAATGATTGTCCTGCCAAGTGACCGGTGGCAACCACTGCCAGGATCAGGATTAAGAGCTTTGCGTGCCTGAACATTATGCTTGATTTAATTGTCTTCAGATTGTTGTTGTCTTCTTTTTTCCTCTTCTATTTCATAAATGATATTGGACCGGCCCACGATGAGGGGATCTATGCGTCCGATGTTTTTCATTTTCTTTTTACCGTAACTGAATTTATTCAGCACATAACGCAAGGCATTGAGACGTGCCCGCTTCTTACAGTTTGACTTGATGACGATCCAGGGGGAGTCAGAGGTGTCGGTATTGAAGAACATTTTCTCCTTAGCCTCCGTATATGCTTCCCACTTGTCCAGGGAGGCACGGTCCACCGGGGAGAGCTTCCATTGTTTGAGCGGGTGATTCTCGCGGTCCTTGAACCGCCGGTGTTGCTCATCGCGGCTTACGGAAAACCAGAATTTGATGAGATGAATGCCATTGCGGATCAGATTTCGCTCAAATTCGGGCACTTCCTTGATGAATTGCTGGTATTCATCATCCGAACAAAATCCCATCACGTGTTCGACACCGGCACGGTTGTACCAGGACCGGTCAAACAGTACGATTTCTCCCCTGGAAGGCAGATGCTTAACATAGCGCTGGAAATACCATTGGCCCCTTTCTTCCTCGGTAGGTTTCTCCAGGGCTACCACCCGCGCGCCGCGTGGATTCAGGTGTT encodes the following:
- a CDS encoding helix-turn-helix transcriptional regulator; its protein translation is MKETFQLFQVTEKEVSRIQKSENAPHTHDYEELLIGVKGSLEHFIDFTCTRMDAPFVSFVTKGKVHQVIPHLKDGECNIWAVRFKSEFIPETTFQLYAYYHNNANIPVPADRCFKRIETICQLMQDEYNAKEPDYAVLRHLLSALFTMVESERRKLHPDETPLTRTQNSTFKNFLLLLEEHFRRPEGVEFYAEKLFMSSRNLNIICQNILQQSVSEIIETRKLIEAKNLLLTTDKTIAEIGFELGYQDKSYFTSVFKRKSGQTPSEFRKEMTAIIS
- a CDS encoding DUF1801 domain-containing protein — protein: MINQLDAFYLDQEEPNKSCLMALRHLILGYETITETMKYGMPCFLLGKRALCYLWRDKQSGDPYILMVEGKQLHHPQLESGDRKRMKILRINPGEDLPLATIHQVLDEGIRLYQQDL
- a CDS encoding esterase, yielding MAAPNCLPGKSYPRIYPDGRIIFQLQAPDAQEVLVDIVGKKFPMQKDTSGLWTVTTEPIVEGFHYYALNVDGVRVSDPAMYTYFGASAALSGIDVPAPDDMIFAAKDVAHGQVQAHYYYSAIRQATRRCFVYTPPGYDENQSKRYPVLYLQHGWGENETGWSNQGKMNFILDNLLAEHKAEPMIVVMDNGDIAGLPFNVVNWDSAQSVTSTGKGKVEFQDLVIREIIPMIDASFRTIPDRDHRAMAGLSWGGLQTFEIVFNHMDMFAYLGAFSGAIRLRDNVDVTELYGGLLKRPDEINRKMKLIWMGTGSAEGNWSQGFRDKLVELGVKDIVFYISPGTAHEWLTWRRCLYEFAQQLFK
- the ppk2 gene encoding polyphosphate kinase 2; this translates as MEKDDKKATTPEPIQTNQPGTRTRKVSQGDVTDGTTPSEKRSHSINDRVTSRISKEASELISLAEQNGTTAEQTVREYLKSFSKEEQLMILKQLQVDLKLGDKKQHPDDVLSPTWTTGGYPYLNLMSRKNYERQKYDLQVELLKLQHWVRENGTRVIILFEGRDAAGKGGTIKRFMEHLNPRGARVVALEKPTEEERGQWYFQRYVKHLPSRGEIVLFDRSWYNRAGVEHVMGFCSDDEYQQFIKEVPEFERNLIRNGIHLIKFWFSVSRDEQHRRFKDRENHPLKQWKLSPVDRASLDKWEAYTEAKEKMFFNTDTSDSPWIVIKSNCKKRARLNALRYVLNKFSYGKKKMKNIGRIDPLIVGRSNIIYEIEEEKRRQQQSEDN